The Aspergillus flavus chromosome 2, complete sequence region GTATCACCCCCAATACTCGGATCCTGTGCCCCTAACCTCTTCAACAGCTCCGTGTCTCCACCCAAACCAGTAGCCAAAAGACCAGGAGCGACAGACCACACCTTAACCCCGTCATTTTCCAACGCCTTCGCCCACTCCACCATTACCATGTTAAGCCCTGCTTTGGAGGACCGGTACCCAACGAATGGAAGTGGTTTCGGAAGTCCCGCCGGTGGGAAAACATTCTTCGGATTCTTTGAATCTGAAGACGCCTGCAACGAGGAAAGCCCACTAGTGATAAATAGCAATCTGGGATCGCGTGACTTGAGCAATAATGGGAGAAAAGTCGTAGTCATGATATGCGCACCCGTCACATTGACATCCCATGTTTTATTCCATGCCTCGCGGGCTGTCATGCGGCCGTCTGCGATGTGGGCGTCGAAACAAGCCCCTAATTACTAGTTAGATGGCTTTTTGTATGTAGAGGAAGGCTCACTAAccggcattgttgatgagacAATCGACTAAATTATATTTGGCTGAGATATGCTTGTAAGCTGCCTCGATCGAGTCGTCGCTCTCAACGTCTACCTGGAACGGCTCGACTGAGCTTTGCGATGTTTCGAAAGTGAGGTTTTGGCATGCCAATTGAGCCTTTTCAAGATTACGACCACCAAGCAGGATGTGGTATTTCTGATTGGAGCGCAATAGTGATTTGACTGTTTCCAGCCCGATGCCGGTGTTGGCACCTAGGTTGCAAATGAAATCAGTTCtaggaagagaatgaatgtCTGTGCATTTATTAGATCTTACCTGTGATGACGATAACCTTACTAGAATGCATTTCTCCTGGA contains the following coding sequences:
- a CDS encoding putative short-chain dehydrogenase, translated to MHSSKVIVITGANTGIGLETVKSLLRSNQKYHILLGGRNLEKAQLACQNLTFETSQSSVEPFQVDVESDDSIEAAYKHISAKYNLVDCLINNAGACFDAHIADGRMTAREAWNKTWDVNVTGAHIMTTTFLPLLLKSRDPRLLFITSGLSSLQASSDSKNPKNVFPPAGLPKPLPFVGYRSSKAGLNMVMVEWAKALENDGVKVWSVAPGLLATGLGGDTELLKRLGAQDPSIGGDTIRRVVEGERDGEVSYVVRGYLTPIQPW